From the Glutamicibacter halophytocola genome, the window CGCCAAGGGCGCGCAGCACTCCGGGGTCCGGCTGCTGACCGTCATGGACCCGGATGCCAGCGCCGGCAACCGGCTCGAGGACTTTGCCGCCCAAGCCACCCCGATCACCACCTACCTGCCGCGCCGAGCCGAGGACATTGCCACGATCCTCTATACCTCGGGCACCACCGGCAAGCCCAAGGGCGCCCTGGGAACGCACCTGGCGCTGATCGAGCAAACCCACTCCACGCTGCTGAACACCATGGACATCCGCCAGGGCGACAAGCTCTTTGGCGGGCTGCCGCTGTTCCACACCTTCGGCCAGACCTGCGTGCTGAACACCGGCCTGCGCATTGGCGCCGAGGTGATGCTGCTGCCCAAGTTCACCGCAGAAGCGGCCTTGGACCTGGTGCTGGATGCGGACATCGACGTGTTCTTCGGGGTCCCGACCATGTACGTGGCGCTGCTGGAGGCCGGTGTCCAACGCGAAGGCAAGCCGGAGAAGCTGCGCTATGCGATCTCCGGCGGCGCCTCGCTGCCGCTATCGGTGCTCGACGCCTTCGAGCAGCGCTTCGGCTCGCGGATCTACGAGGGCTACGGGCTGACGGAAACCTCGCCGGTGGCCTGCTTCAACCATGTGGGGCGCGAACCCCGCCCGGGCACCGTCGGCACCCCGGTGTGGGGCGTGGACGTGGAGGTCGCCGATCCGGCCTATCCCGATGAAATCCGCCTGCTGCCGCGCGGGGAACTGGGCGAATTGGTGGTGCGCGGGCACAACCTCTTCTCCGGCTACCTCAACCGCCCCGATGCCACGGCGCAGGCCGTGGTGGATGGCTGGTTCCGCACCGGGGATCTGGGCACCAAGGACGAGGATGACTACCTGCGCATCCTTGATCGCACCAAGGACATGATCCTGCGCAATGGCTATAACGTGTACCCGCGCGAAATCGAAGAGGTGCTCACCAGCCACCCGGAGGTTTCCAATGCGGCGGTCTACGGGGTGCCGCATGAGAAGCACGGGCAGGAGATTGTCGCCTCGGT encodes:
- a CDS encoding long-chain-fatty-acid--CoA ligase, with the translated sequence MSTSNLTLSVAAILAEGATRYPGLNAITMNGQSTTYRDLWDQARAYAGALEEQGISEGDRVAVLIPNVTDFARTYYAILSLGATVVPIHALLKAREISYVLEDAAAKLLVCAAGLLGEGAKGAQHSGVRLLTVMDPDASAGNRLEDFAAQATPITTYLPRRAEDIATILYTSGTTGKPKGALGTHLALIEQTHSTLLNTMDIRQGDKLFGGLPLFHTFGQTCVLNTGLRIGAEVMLLPKFTAEAALDLVLDADIDVFFGVPTMYVALLEAGVQREGKPEKLRYAISGGASLPLSVLDAFEQRFGSRIYEGYGLTETSPVACFNHVGREPRPGTVGTPVWGVDVEVADPAYPDEIRLLPRGELGELVVRGHNLFSGYLNRPDATAQAVVDGWFRTGDLGTKDEDDYLRILDRTKDMILRNGYNVYPREIEEVLTSHPEVSNAAVYGVPHEKHGQEIVASVTLKAGSSLSPEQLGAWAQEQMAAYKYPRHIQIVDQFPLGPSGKILKRELIAQFKNG